The window AGCTCCCGGAAGCATCATCGCGGTGCTGCTGCAGACCGCGAACGGCGCCTACTTCGCGGTCATCCTGTCGGTCATCCTGTCTGCGGGCGTGACGTTCCTCATCGCCGCGGTCATCCTCCGAGCTTCGCGCAAGCGCGACCTCGAGGCCCTCGCGGCGACCGACGACGCGTTCGGCGCGGCGATCACCCAGACCGAGGCGGCCAAGGGCAAGTCGTCTGACGCGCTGTCGAACCTGCGCGGCGGGGCGGCCACCCAGGCCGGCGGCGGCGTGGAGCCGGCGGTCATGACCGAGCGCGAGGTGAAGAGCATCGTCTTCGCCTGCGACGCCGGCATGGGGTCCTCCGCCATGGGCGCCAGCGTCCTGCGCAACAAGATCAAGAAGGCCGGGATCGAAGACGTGACCGTGGTCAACAAGGCCATCGCCGCGCTCGACGACTCCGCCGACCTCGTGATCACGCAGAACCAGCTCACCGATCGGGCTCGGCGGCAGACGCCGAACGCGATCCACGTGTCGGTGGACAACTTCATGAACTCGCCGCGGTACGACGAGGTCGTGGAACTGGTGCGCGATCAGCACAAGGATGGTGCGTGAGCATCTGATCGACCCGGATGCCGGGGGCCGGCGCGTGGACGCGCGGCTCCCGGCATCCGTCATCCAGACCGCGACAACGACGTACGACGAGACGAGCGAAAGGCGAAATCATGGCACGTGAGGTCCTCACCCCCGGGCAGGTCCGCATCCACTCCGGCAGCGCGACCCGCGAGGAGGCGATGCGCGAGGCCGCCGAGATCCTCGAGTCGGTCGGTGCCGTCACTGGCGCCTACTTCGATGCGATGCAGCAGCGCGAGCAGACGGTCTCGACCTACATGGGCAACGAGCTGGCGATCCCGCACGGTACGAACGAGACGAAGGACACCATCCTTGAGTCTGGCCTGTCGGTCGTGCGGTACGACGGCGGCGTCGACTGGGACGGCGAGCGGGTGACCTTCGTCATCGGAATCGCCGGCAAGGGCGACGAGCACCTCGAGATCCTCTCGCGGATCGCGCTGTTGTTCTCGGAGGAGGATGACGTGGCGCGACTGAAGGCGGTCTCGACCGCGCAGGAGCTCTACGACGCCGTCGCGGCGGGCGTGGAATGAAGGCGGTCCACTTCGGCGCCGGGAACATCGGGCGGGGCTTCGTCGGGCTGCTGCTGCACGAGGGCGGCTACGAGGTGGTCTTCTCGGATGTCGCGGGGCCGCTCGTCGACGCCATCAACGCCGTGTCGGAATACACGGTGCACGAGGTCGGTGAGGGCGGGCGCGACCACGTCGTCACGGGGTTCCGGGCGATCAACAGTGCCGAGCATCCCGACCAGGTGATCGAGGAGGTCGCGGGCGCGAACGTCGTGACGACGGCCGTGGGTCCGACCATCCTGCGCTTCGTCGCGCCGCACCTCGTGGCGGGTCTCGCGCTGCGCGACCCGTCGTCTCCGCCGCTGCAGATCATGGCCTGCGAGAACGCGATCAACGCCACCGACCTGCTCCGCGACGAGATGGTCGAAGCCGCGGGTGAGGCGTGGGCGGCACTGGAGCAGCGCGCGGTGTTCGCCAACACGGCGGTCGACCGGATCGTGCCCGAGCAACCCGCCGGAGCGGGGGTGGATGTCACGGTCGAGCCGTTCTTCGAATGGGCGATCGAGCGGCATCCGTTCGGCGACGACCCGCCCGCGATCCCCGGGGCGCATTTCGTCGACGACCTCGCCCCGTACATCGAGCGGAAGCTCTTCACCGTGAACACCGGGCACGCGGCGACGGCGTACTTCGGCGCGCAGGCGGGTGTCGAGCGGATCGCCGACGCCCTCGCCGGCCCGGCGATCGCCGCGCGGGTGGCGGCAGCGCTCGAGGAGACCTCGGCGGTGCTGATCGCCAAGCACGAGTTCGCCCCCGAAGAGCTGGCGGAGTACCGCGCCACGATCCTCGCGCGCTTCGCCAACCCGGCCCTCCCCGATCACGTGCGCCGGGTCGCGCGGCAGCCGCTGCGGAAACTTTCGCGCAACGAGCGGTTCGTCGGGCCGGCGGCCGAAGCCGCCGAGCGGGGGTTGCCGGTCGACGCGCTCGTTGCGGCGATGGCCGCCGCGCTGGCGTTCGACGACCCTGACGACCCCCAGGCGGTGGAACTGCAGGCGATGCTGCGGGAGCAGGACGCCGATGCGGTGACCGCCGCGGTGACCGGGCTCGAGCGGAGTCACCCGCTGTACGCGCGCGTGCGCGACGCGGTCGCCGCGCGGCAGGCGGCGCTCGCGGGCTGAGCTCGGGCGCCGCGGGGTCGCGGGCTCGGGGTGGGAACACTCGGGCGGCGGTACGCTCGGGGGGTGTCATCCGGGTCTTCCGACAGGGCTGCAGACGGGTCCCCCGCGTCGTCCGATGCGGCACCCCACCCGCGGCGCCGGTGGCGGCGCGTGCTGGCCTGGGTGCTCGGCTCGATCGGCGTGCTGTTCCTCCTCGCCGTCGGGGGCCTCGTCGTGTGGAGCCAGGTCGGGGTGATGCAGGCGGAAGCGGGCCCGCTCGCCGACGTGCAGAACGATCCCGGCATCCGGTTCACCGACACCTCGACGGCCGTCATCCTCGAGCCGTCCGGCGGAGCGGGAGAGGTGGGCCTCGTCTACATCCCCGGGGCGAAGGTCGAGGCTGCGGCGTACGCGGCGACGATGACGGACGTCGTGGCCGAGGACGGCGTGACGGTCGTCATCACCAAGCCCTGGCTGAACCTGGCGTTCTTCGATCTGCGGCCGCTGTCGAGCTTCACCGACCTCGTGCCCGGTGTCCAGGAGTGGATCGTCGGCGGGCACTCGCTCGGCGGGGTACGGGCCTGTCAGCTCGCCGGCGACGCCGACGCTCTGGCGCTGTTCGCGTCGTACTGCGCAGGCGACATCTCGGACTCGGATCTCCCCGTCATCAGCATCGCCGGCAGCGAGGACGGGCTCTCCACCCCCGAGAAGATCGCCGAGGCGCGGCCGCTGCTGCCCGACGACGCGGTGATGACCGAGATCGAAGGGGCCAACCACGCCGCCTTCGGCGCGTACGGCCCGCAGGCGGGCGACAACGAGGGCTCGATCACCCTGCCCGAGATGCGCGCGGAGCTCGCGGGCCTCCTCGCCCCCTTGGTCGCGGCCCTCCCCCGCTGACCGCCGCGCGCCCGGCCTGATCCCGGCCCGCCCCGGCCGGGTTGTCCCGAACTCCTGCAGAACATCACCGGCCGACCCCACATCACCCTCCTTCGACGCGCGAGGCCGATTCTGCAGGAGTTCGGGAAAGGCGGGGTCGCACCCATCACTCCTGCACACCAGGGAAACCACGCACCCTGTCCACGGATCGCCCGCGCGACGACCCGCGACGGGTCCGCGCCCGTGGAATGGACGTGTGGTCGACCCTCCCCTCACCCCGTCGCAGGCCCTCTCCGCCACCTTCCTCAGCACGCAGGGACTTGCCCGGCGCGGGCTCGACAAGCGGATGATCCGGCGGTTGGTGTCGGAGGGACGCCTCATCCGGCTCCGCAGGGGCCGGTACGCCGATCCGCGCGCCCACCCGCACCTCCTCGATGCCGGCCGCGCGGGAGGCCGCCTCGATTGCGTCTCGCTGCTCGCCACCCTCGGCGTGTTCGTGAGGGAGAACCCGGGACTGCACATCCAGTTCGACCGCAGTGCCAGCCGCATCCCTCCGCTTCGACCCGGGTACACCGCCCACTGGCGGAGCGACCGAGCGATCTCCGAGAACCTCGCCGCCGACCTCATCGGTGCGCTGGCTCAGGCCGTGAGATGCCAGACCCCGAGGGACGCGATCGCGACCCTCGACAGCGCGTGGCACCTCGGTCTCGTCGATGAAGCGGAGATCGCCGAGGTCTTCCGCCGCCTCCCGCATCGTCATCAGACCCTCCGACGGCTCCTCGATCGCCGCATGGAGTCCGGGCCGGAGACGCTCGTCCGCCTGATACTTCGCGGGCTCGGCTGTGGCGTCGACGTCCAGGTTCAGATCCCCGGCGTCGGGCGGGTGGACTTCGTCGTCGACGGGTGGCTCATCATCGAGTGCGACAGCAGGGCGCACCACGAGGGCTGGGACGCGCAGCGCCGCGACCGCCGCCGCGACCTCGCCGCCGCCGCGCTCGGCTACACCACGATCCGTCCGCTGGCCGAAGACCTCCTCTTCGCCTACGACGCGACGGCGACCGCCATCCGAGCCGTCATTCTCACGCGCCGGGCGCGGTGACCCTGTCCCTCACTCCTGCAGATGGCGTCCCGACAGGCCGAAATCCGGGGTTTCGGGCCACGCCCGTGGATTTTGCAGGAGTTGGGGACGCGGCACGCGGCCGGCGGCCAGACGTCAGCGGTCGAAGCCGTCGGAGATGAGGTCGATCAGCTCCTCGCGCTGCTCCACCGGGAGGAAGGCGCCCGCCGCGGCGTTCATCTGGAACGCCTCGAGGTCGTCGAGCCCGTAGTCGAAGGCCTCGACGAGCAGCGCGAGCTCGCGGGTCAGCGACGTGCGGCTCATGAGCCGGTTGTCGACGTTCACCGTCACCGCGAAGCCCAGCTGGTAGAGCAGGTCGAAGGGGTGATCCTCGAGGTCGGTGCCCCACCGCTGGATCGCACCCGTCTGCAGGTTCGACGACGGCGAGAGCTCCAGCGGGATCTCGCGGTCGCGCACCCAGCGGGCGAGGTCGCCGAACTCGACCAGCACCTCCTCGCCCGACCGCTGCACGATCTCGAGGTCCTCGGCGATGCGCACGCCGTGGCCGAGCCGAAGGGCGCGTCCGTCGAGAAGCGCCGACCGGATCGACTCCAGCCCCGCCGCCTCCCCCGCGTGCACCGTGACGGGGAAGAACTCCCCGGCGAGGTAGTCGAACGCCTTGCGGTGCCGTGAAGGGAGAAACCCGTCCTCGGGGCCGGCGATGTCGAACCCGACGGCGCCACGCCCGCGCCACTCCACGGCGAGCCGAGCGATCTCGTGCGACCGGTCGGTGTGCCGCATGGCGGTGATGAGCTGACCGACGCGGATGTCCCGCCCGGCGTCGGCGGCGAGATCCTCGCCCTCCTCGATGCCGTCCTGCACCGCCTCCACGACCTCGTCGAGGGTGAGGCCGCCGCCGAGGTGCTGCTCGGGCGCCCACCGCACCTCGCCGTAGATCACGCCGTCGGCGGCGAGGTCCTCGACGAACTCACGGGCGACGCGGGTCAGGCCCTCGCGGGTCTGCATCACCGAGAGGGTGACGTCGAAGGTCTTGAGGTACTCCACGAGCGACCCCGAGTCGCTCTTCTCGGCGAACCACTCCCCGAGCGCCTCGGCGTCGTCCTCGGGCAGATCGAGGTCGGCGTCGTCGGCGAGTTCGACGATGGTGGCGGGGCGGAGCCCGCCGTCGAGGTGATCGTGCAGCGAGATCTTGGGCAGGCTCCGCAGAGACACACCCTCCAGCTGGGCGTCACCGTGCTGATCGATGGCCATCGTGTTCCTCCGGGGGTTGGGGTGTGCGGCGGGTCAGATCGAGTCGGCGGTGATGCGTTCGCGAACGAGGGATGACGCGGCGGGCGCGTCGTCGCCGATGTCCCACGCCCCCTCGATGGCCTCCAGTGCCCGGGCGAAACGCGCCGGGTCGTCGGCCGAGAGGGTGAAGACGGGTGCGCCTTCGGCGACGATGTCGCCGGGCTTGACGTGCAGGTCGATGCCGGCCGCGTGGATGACGGCGTCCTCGGCGCGGGCACGGCCCGCGCCCAGACGCCACGCGGCGATGCCGAACGGCAGCGCCTCCATCCGGATGACGGTCCCCCCGCGCGGGGCGGTGACGGTGTGCGTCTCACGAGGAGTGGGGAGGGCCGCGTCGGGATCGCCGTCCTGGGCGCGGATCATCGCGCGCCAGACGTCCATCGCCCGGCCGTCGCGCATAGCGGCCTCGACGTCGGCATCGGGCTGACCGGCGAGGGCGAGCATCTCGCGCGCGAGCGCGACGGTCAACTCGACGACATCGGCGGGACCCCCACCGGCGAGCACCTCGACCGACTCGCGAACCTCGTTGGCGTTGCCGATCGCGAGGCCCAGTGGCGTGTTCATGTCGGTGAGGAGCGCCGTCGTGGCGACCCCCGAGTCGGTGCCGAGGCCGACCATCGTGCGGGCGAGCTCGCGGGCGCGGTCGATGTCCTGCATGAACGCCCCCGACCCGAACTTGACGTCCAGCACCAGGGCGGCCGTCCCCTCGGCGATCTTCTTCGACATGATGCTCGACGCGATGAGCGGGATGGCCTCGACGGTCCCGGTCACGTCACGCAGCGCGTAGAGGCGCTTGTCCGCCGGGGCGAGCCCGGAGCCTGCGGCGCAGATGACCGCCCCCACGTCGCGCAGCTGCGCGTGGAGCTCGTCGTTCGACAGCGCGGCGCGCCATCCGGGGATCGACTCCAGCTTGTCGAGGGTGCCGCCGGTGTGCCCGAGGCCGCGGCCGGACAGCTGCGGCACGGCGACGCCGAACGCCGCGACCAGCGGCGCGAGCGGCAGCGTGATCTTGTCGCCGACGCCGCCGGTGGAGTGCTTGTCGACGGTGGTCTTGCCGAGGCCGTCGAAGCTCATCCGCTCGCCGGAGGCGATCATGGCATCGGTCATCACGCGGATCTCGTCGCGGGACATGCCGTTCAGCAGCACCGCCATCGTGAACGCCGACATCTGCGCGTCCATCACATAGCCGCGGGTGTACGCGTCGATCATCCACCGCAGCGCATCCTCGGGAACGGCGCCCCCGTCGCGCTTGGCGCGGATGACATCGACGGCGTCGAAGGGCTCGGGTGCGGCAGCGCCGCTCATCGCACCGGCTCCGACTCGCGGCTCGGCCGCGCCTCGAGGTCGCGGGGCCCGAACGCGTCGGGGAGCACCTCATCGATGGTGCGGATGCCCGAGACGGTCTCGAGCAGCATCCCGGGGATCGCGTGCTCGAACAGCAGCTGCCGGCAGCGACCGCACGGCATGATCGTCTCACCCTCGCCGTTGACGCACACGAACGCGACGAGCTGGCCCCCGCCGGACATGTGCAGCTCGGAGACCAGTCCGCACTCGGCGCACAGGGTCACGCCGTACGAGGCGTTCTCGACGTTGCACCCCGCCACCACGCGCCCGTCCGAGACGAGTGCGGCCGCACCCACCCGGTAGCGCGAATACGGGGCGTAGGCCCGCGCGGCTGCCTCGATGGCGACGGTTCTCAGCTGGTCCCAGTCGATGTCGACCGGGACCTGATCGTCATGGTCGTCGGATGACGCGTCCCAGCCGCGTCCGGATCGTCGTGCCACACTCACCCCTTGATGTACGGCTTGCCCGCCGCCGCCGGTCCGCGCACCTGGCCGGCGAAGCCGACCACCGCCAGAACCGTCACGACGTACGGCAGCATCGCCATGAATTCCGAAGGGATCGGCGACCCCAGGTTGGTCAGCAGGGTTCGCAGGTTGGTGGCGAACCCGAACAGCAGCGCGGCCAGCGACGCCTTCACCGGGTCCCAGCCTCCGAAGATCACGGCGGCCAGCGCGATGAAGCCGAGACCGCCGGTCATCTCCTTGTCGAACGAGCCCACCGAGCCCAGCGTGAAGTACGCCCCGCCGATGCCGGCGACGGCGCCGGCGAGGAGGACGTTCCAGAAGCGGGTCGGGTTGACACGGATGCCCACGGTGTCGGCGGCCTGCGGGTGCTCGCCCACCGCGCGCAGGCGCAGACCCCAGCGCGTCTTGTACAGGCCCCACGCCACGAGCGGGACGGCGACGTACATGATGTAGACGATCAGCGTCTGGTTGAACACGACCGGACCGATGACCGGGATGTCGGAGAGGAACGGGATCGCCCAGCGCGGGAAGCGGGGCGGCGAGTTGAGCGCCTCGGAGTTGGGGGTCAGCAGCGCCCCGTGCAGGAAGCTCGTGAGCCCCGTGATGAGGACGTTCAGGACGACGCCCACGATCACCT of the Microbacterium invictum genome contains:
- a CDS encoding PTS sugar transporter subunit IIA, yielding MAREVLTPGQVRIHSGSATREEAMREAAEILESVGAVTGAYFDAMQQREQTVSTYMGNELAIPHGTNETKDTILESGLSVVRYDGGVDWDGERVTFVIGIAGKGDEHLEILSRIALLFSEEDDVARLKAVSTAQELYDAVAAGVE
- a CDS encoding mannitol-1-phosphate 5-dehydrogenase encodes the protein MKAVHFGAGNIGRGFVGLLLHEGGYEVVFSDVAGPLVDAINAVSEYTVHEVGEGGRDHVVTGFRAINSAEHPDQVIEEVAGANVVTTAVGPTILRFVAPHLVAGLALRDPSSPPLQIMACENAINATDLLRDEMVEAAGEAWAALEQRAVFANTAVDRIVPEQPAGAGVDVTVEPFFEWAIERHPFGDDPPAIPGAHFVDDLAPYIERKLFTVNTGHAATAYFGAQAGVERIADALAGPAIAARVAAALEETSAVLIAKHEFAPEELAEYRATILARFANPALPDHVRRVARQPLRKLSRNERFVGPAAEAAERGLPVDALVAAMAAALAFDDPDDPQAVELQAMLREQDADAVTAAVTGLERSHPLYARVRDAVAARQAALAG
- a CDS encoding alpha/beta hydrolase gives rise to the protein MSSGSSDRAADGSPASSDAAPHPRRRWRRVLAWVLGSIGVLFLLAVGGLVVWSQVGVMQAEAGPLADVQNDPGIRFTDTSTAVILEPSGGAGEVGLVYIPGAKVEAAAYAATMTDVVAEDGVTVVITKPWLNLAFFDLRPLSSFTDLVPGVQEWIVGGHSLGGVRACQLAGDADALALFASYCAGDISDSDLPVISIAGSEDGLSTPEKIAEARPLLPDDAVMTEIEGANHAAFGAYGPQAGDNEGSITLPEMRAELAGLLAPLVAALPR
- a CDS encoding type IV toxin-antitoxin system AbiEi family antitoxin domain-containing protein, with the translated sequence MVDPPLTPSQALSATFLSTQGLARRGLDKRMIRRLVSEGRLIRLRRGRYADPRAHPHLLDAGRAGGRLDCVSLLATLGVFVRENPGLHIQFDRSASRIPPLRPGYTAHWRSDRAISENLAADLIGALAQAVRCQTPRDAIATLDSAWHLGLVDEAEIAEVFRRLPHRHQTLRRLLDRRMESGPETLVRLILRGLGCGVDVQVQIPGVGRVDFVVDGWLIIECDSRAHHEGWDAQRRDRRRDLAAAALGYTTIRPLAEDLLFAYDATATAIRAVILTRRAR
- a CDS encoding adenosine deaminase encodes the protein MAIDQHGDAQLEGVSLRSLPKISLHDHLDGGLRPATIVELADDADLDLPEDDAEALGEWFAEKSDSGSLVEYLKTFDVTLSVMQTREGLTRVAREFVEDLAADGVIYGEVRWAPEQHLGGGLTLDEVVEAVQDGIEEGEDLAADAGRDIRVGQLITAMRHTDRSHEIARLAVEWRGRGAVGFDIAGPEDGFLPSRHRKAFDYLAGEFFPVTVHAGEAAGLESIRSALLDGRALRLGHGVRIAEDLEIVQRSGEEVLVEFGDLARWVRDREIPLELSPSSNLQTGAIQRWGTDLEDHPFDLLYQLGFAVTVNVDNRLMSRTSLTRELALLVEAFDYGLDDLEAFQMNAAAGAFLPVEQREELIDLISDGFDR
- a CDS encoding thymidine phosphorylase, whose amino-acid sequence is MSGAAAPEPFDAVDVIRAKRDGGAVPEDALRWMIDAYTRGYVMDAQMSAFTMAVLLNGMSRDEIRVMTDAMIASGERMSFDGLGKTTVDKHSTGGVGDKITLPLAPLVAAFGVAVPQLSGRGLGHTGGTLDKLESIPGWRAALSNDELHAQLRDVGAVICAAGSGLAPADKRLYALRDVTGTVEAIPLIASSIMSKKIAEGTAALVLDVKFGSGAFMQDIDRARELARTMVGLGTDSGVATTALLTDMNTPLGLAIGNANEVRESVEVLAGGGPADVVELTVALAREMLALAGQPDADVEAAMRDGRAMDVWRAMIRAQDGDPDAALPTPRETHTVTAPRGGTVIRMEALPFGIAAWRLGAGRARAEDAVIHAAGIDLHVKPGDIVAEGAPVFTLSADDPARFARALEAIEGAWDIGDDAPAASSLVRERITADSI
- a CDS encoding cytidine deaminase; amino-acid sequence: MDWDQLRTVAIEAAARAYAPYSRYRVGAAALVSDGRVVAGCNVENASYGVTLCAECGLVSELHMSGGGQLVAFVCVNGEGETIMPCGRCRQLLFEHAIPGMLLETVSGIRTIDEVLPDAFGPRDLEARPSRESEPVR
- a CDS encoding ABC transporter permease; this encodes MSTATVNPAPAEADEVITRQTVRQRRWKLAISLAVSTVLIGIMAFAFPRDGVSTYRLGDRTSTVDLGDVGLPTFATVAVCTVLLVIMTGYAIWAAYTYRRPGLWLPIVFAFVAVFAFLTWSAADGLVPVTGLLFGAVSLSVPLVFGALGGVIGERAGVVNVAIEAQFLLAAFSSAIVASITGSFIAGLLAAMLSGALVASVLAAFSIKYLVDQVIVGVVLNVLITGLTSFLHGALLTPNSEALNSPPRFPRWAIPFLSDIPVIGPVVFNQTLIVYIMYVAVPLVAWGLYKTRWGLRLRAVGEHPQAADTVGIRVNPTRFWNVLLAGAVAGIGGAYFTLGSVGSFDKEMTGGLGFIALAAVIFGGWDPVKASLAALLFGFATNLRTLLTNLGSPIPSEFMAMLPYVVTVLAVVGFAGQVRGPAAAGKPYIKG